The nucleotide sequence CTTCGGACACCACGCAACATTCCGCGAAGCTGCCCATGTATGCGAGCTGATGCACGGGCGAGCCGTCGTCGAGAAAGAGACGCGGCGTGCCGTCGAAGTGAAACGCCTGCGCCATGCGATCGCGATACGGCTGGCAGAGAATCGCCGTCTGCCGCGTGCAATAGAAGCACTGGCCGCAATGCGGATTCCACGACATCACCACATGATCGCCCTTCCTGACGCGCGTCACCGCACTGCCCGTCCACTCGACAATGCCCGCCGCCTCGTGTCCCGGCACGAACGGCAAGGGCGTGCGCAAGTCGCCGCGCGTGGCTTCGAGATCGGTGTGACAGAGGCTCGCCGCTTTCACGCGCACGACGACGTCGGTATCGGCAAGATGCCCGAGCGACACCGACGCGATGCGCAACGGCTCGCCCGTGCGCTCCATGAGCGCCGCGTGGAAGTTCATCGTCGGGCCGCCGCCGCGTTCTCCGCCGCGCCTTTATAGAGGATATTCAGATTGCGCTCGCCGATGCGCTGATGCAACGCCACGAACTCGGGATCGAGATCTTCGGTCGGACGCGGCTCGTGTTCGAACGTGTTGAACGTATCGATGCCGCGCACGAGCGTTGCACTGTCGTCGCCTTCGAGCTGGCGCACATAGGTGGGGATATAGCGGATCGCATAACCGATACGCCGCTCGGGCGATGTATTCGGCGGCGACCCATGCACGATGCGCACATGATGCAGCGACATCTCGCCCGGCTCCAGTTCGATCGACACCGCCTGCGACTCGTCCACCTCGACGGCCACTTCCTGCCCGCGCGTGAGCAGATTGTGTTCGTTATACGTGTCCCGATGCGGAATCTGATCGAGCAGATGCGTGCCGGGTACGACCTGCATCGCGCCGTTCGCGCGATTGCTCGCCGACAGCGCGACCCATGCGGTCACGACATCGGGCTTCGACAAACCCCAGTACGTCGAGTCCTGATGCCACGACACGTATGCAGGATCGTGACCGTTCTTGATGAAGAAGCTGCTCGCCCACGCCAGCAGATTTTCGCCGTACAGGTCTTCGATTGGATCGACAACCTTATCGTTGCGCACGAGATCGTTGAGCCATGCAAACAGCAAATGGCTCTTCACGTTGAGCGCCTTCTTTTTGAGCGGACTACTCGAATGCTCGAAATCTTCGAGACGTTTGCGCAATTCCAGCGCGGTCTTTTCGGACATGACGCGAATCGGCGCGACATAACCGAACTTCCTGAAATGCTCGACTTGTTCCTGCGTCAACGACTTCAACATGTTTCGAGTCTCCTTGTGATCCGTTCACGCGGCCTGAATGCGCACAGGCTTCGCGTCTTCGCCCGGCAGTTGGCGCGGCTTCATGAAGCCGCCGGCGCGCAGCACGTCGCCGTTTATCGCGCGCACGTCGGTGATGCCGGCGAGCGCCATCGTCATGTCGAGTTCGTCGCGGACGATTTCGAGGCAGCGCGTCACGCCCGCTTCGCCCGCCGCGCCGAGTCCGTACAGAAACGCGCGGCCCATGTAGACCGCATGCGCTCCGCACGCGAGCGCCTTGAGCACGTCCTGTCCCGAGCGGATGCCGCCGTCCATGTGCAGTTCGATATCGCCGTGCAGCACGTCGGCGATGCGCGGTAGCATCGAGATGGTGGAGGGCGCGCCGTCGAGTTGACGTCCGCCGTGATTCGATACGATCAACGCATCCGCGCCGACATTGCGTGCGATACGCGCGTCTTCTTCGTCGAGGATGCCCTTCAGGATCAGCTTGCCGCCCCAGCGCTCGCGTATCCATTCGATGTCGTTCCACGTGAGCGTCGGGTCGAACTGCTTCGCGGCCCAGTCGGCCATCGACGCGATGCCCGTCACGCCCGGCGCGTGCCCCACGATGTTACCGAAGCTGCGGCGCGGCGTACGCAGCATGCCCGCGCACCAGCGCGGATAGCGCGACAGATGCGCGAGATTGCGCAGCGTGAGCCGTGGCGGCGCAGACAAACCGTTGCGCTTGTCCTTGTGGCGTTGCCCCTGAATTTGCAGATCCAGCGTAAGCACGAGCGCGGAGCAGCGCGCATGTTTCGCGCGCGCGATCAGGTCCGCGATGAAGCCGCGATCCTTCATCATGTAAAGCTGGAACCAGAACGGCGCCTGCGTATGCGCGGCGACGTCTTCGATCGAACAGATGCTCACTGTCGACAGCGTGAACGGCACGCCGAAGCGCTGCGCCGCGCGCGCCGCGAGTATCTCGCCGTCGGCGTGCTGCATGCCGGCAATGCCTGTTGGCGCGAGTGCCACCGGCATCGATACGGGCTGGCCGATCATCGTCGTCGCGAGATTGCGGCGGCTGAAATCCACCGCGACGCGTTGACGAAACTGCAGGCGCGCGAAGTCGTCGCTATTCGCGCGATAGGTCGATTCGCTCCACGATCCGGCATCGACGTATTCGTAGAACATGCGCGGCACACGCTTCTTCGCCGCGCGGCGCAGTTCTTCGATGGTGGCGTAATGCGGCATGCCGTTCATGCCAGTTCCGCCTGAAGCTGCAACTGCTGCTTCGGCGCGCGCACGAACACCGCGACGAAGAGCGCGCCCAGCGCGGCGATCACGCCCGTCAGCACGAATGCGCTCCTGAAGTTGCCGGACCACTGCACGAGAAAGCCCGTCAGCGCCGGCGCGACAATGCCCGCCAGATTCGCGATGAAGTGCACGAAGCCGCCGACCGCACCGACGCGGCGCTTCTCCACGGTATCGAGCACGATCGCGAAGTACGTGTTGAACGACGCATACATGAAGAAGACCGCGATCGCCATCAGCGCGACGGCGCTCGTGAGTTCGGTGACCGTGCCCGTCAGCCCGATGCACACCGCGCCCGCGCCCAGACTCGTGATCAGCACGATCTTGCGCGAGTAGATCGCGCGCCCGGTCTTTCTGACGAGCCAGTCGCACACATAGCCGCCCGCGACCAGACCCGTCACGCCGACGGCCCACGGAATCACGCTGACGATCGACATCTTCTGAATGCTCAGGTGATGCGCCATCGTCAGATAGGACGGGAACCACGACAGGAAGAAATACAGGATGTACGCGTAGCCGAAGAACGCGAAGGCGGTGGCGAGAATCGCCGGGCGCAGCAAGTACGTGGAGAGCGGCGCGGGCGCGGCGGAATCGTCGGTGAGCGCGGCGTCCTGCACGCGCGACAGCGCCGGGTCTTCGACAGGCTTCGTGGGCTTCTCCTTCGCGAGCCACAGCCATGCGGCGACCCACACCACGCCCACCGCGCCGATGATCACGAACGACGTGCGCCAGCTCGTGGCGAGCGCAAGGAAGCCGACGACCGGCCCCGCAATCGCCGCGCCGATAGATTGCCCCGAATTGGCGAGGCCGAGCGCACTCGCCTGCTGATCGCGCGGATACCAGTTCGACACGAGCTTGTTGATGTTCGCGCAGAACGGCCCCTCGCCCATGCCGAAGATCACGCGCACGACGAGCAGACTGGCAATGCCGACCGTCACCGCCGTGAGCCCGCAGAACAGGGACCAGACGAGCATCGACACGGTGAGCACGGCCTTCGGACCCCAGCGGTCCGCCGAATAGCCGCCGACGAAGCAGAACAGCGCATAACCCACGAAGAAGCTCGAAAACACGATGCCAAGCTGCGCCGGATCGAGATGCAATTCCTTCGCGATGAGCGGCGCGGTGATCGACAGCGCCGCCCGGTCCAGATAACTGATCATGCCTCCGACGAACAGCAGACTGACGAGAGTCCAGCGCGCGCGTGTCTCCATCGTGATCTCCGATAAATGTCCACTGCATCCAATGTACATTTAGCGTAGTTGACGGGCGCGGCGCGTGTCAACACGCGTGTTGCCGGGGTATACCTGTAGACGCATACTGGGCTTCGCGCCGTCACCGCATACGTCACACGAACAGGCACGCACTCATGAACTGGCTCGCGAACATCGTGCTCGTGCTGCACGCGCTGATCGTGCTGTTCATCGTCGGCGGGTTGTTTGCCGTGTGGATGGGCGCCGCGCTCAAGCAGAAATGGGCGCGCAACCGCGTGTTTCGCACGATGCACATTGCCGCTATCGGCATCGTCGCGGGGCTTGCCGTGGCTGGCTTGCCGTGTCCGCTCACCGTGCTGGAAAACGATCTGCGCGCGGGGGCGTCGGGCGCGCAGGGCTTTCTTCAGCATTGGATCAGCGTCTTTTTGTATTTCGACTTGCCGTTGTGGATGTTCACGGTCGCCTATGCCGCGTTTTTTCTTGCGGTGGCGATCGCGTGGCGGCGCATTCCGCCGCGACGCGTCTAGACGGCGTTTTCGTCCAGCACGAGCAAGTTGTCGTGCGAGAAGCCGAGCGCAACCGGCTGTCCGCGTTCGGGCAGGATGCGGTTGGGATCGTTGAAGACATCGAGCGAAATCACGGCGTTCGTGACCCGCGCGCGAATGCGCACGACCGCGCCCAGGAAGCTGATTTCCTCCACCGTGGCCGCGAGCGAATTGCGCCCGTGCGCCGGCGGTTCCAGCAGAATCGCCTCGGGCCGCAGCGCGAGCAAACGCTCTTTGCCGGCGTCGTCGGCGGGCAAGGGCCGCGCGGTCACGAGTTCCTGACCATCGACGACAATGCGCCCCGCGGCCGGATCGATCACGCGTCCGGCCAGAATATTCAGCGTCCCGACGAACGACGCGACAAAGCGCGTGCGCGGAAAGTTATAGATGTCGAGCGGCGCGCCGACCTGTTCGACGCGCCCTTCATTCATCACGACGATCCGGTCCGAGATCGACAACGCCTCTTCCTGATCGTGCGTGACGAACACCGATGTGATTCCAAGCTCGCGTTGCAGCGCGCGAATGTCCTCGCGCAACGAGACGCGGATCTTTGCATCGAGCGCGGAGAGCGGTTCGTCGAGCAGCAGCACGCGCGGCTTGTTGGCGAGCGCGCGCGCCAGCGCCACGCGTTGTTGCTGTCCGCCCGACAACTGCCACGGATAACGCGCGGCGAGATGCGGCAGCTTGATCAGTTCGAGCATCTCGGCCACGCGCGCGTCCGCTGCCTTTTGCGCGAGCTTTGCGACCTTCAGCGAAAAGCCGATGTTCTGCGCCACCGTCATGTTCGGAAACAGCGCATACGACTGGAACACCATGCCGACCGCGCGATCGCGCGTGCGCACCCGCGTGACGTCGCGGCCTTCGAGGCGGATCGTGCCGCGCGTGGGCGTTTCGAATCCGGCGATCATGCGCAGCACGGTGGTTTTGCCGCATCCCGACGGGCCGAGGAACGTGATGAATTCGCCGCGCTCGATCTTCATGTCGAAATGATGCAGGGCGATGTTTGGCCCAAACGCTTTGTGCAGATTGTCGATTTCGAGGAATGCCATGCTCAGCGACCCCGGCGGCTCAAGGTTTGTGTCCGGCCAGCGTGCGCGCCGAGCCGAATACTTGTATCAGTCCCATCGATGCCCACGTCACGATGAACGCGATGATCGCAAGCGCCGAGGGTTCATAGGCGCGGTTTGCGCCGATCAGTTGAAGGTACGGTCCGAACGCCGGACGGTCGAGCAGGCTTGCGATCGTGAACTCGCCGATCACCACGGCGAAGGTCAGGAAAGCGCCGGAGAGAATGCCCGAGCGCACGTTCGGAAAGATCACGCGCAACAGGATGGTCGTCCAGCCCGCGCCGAGGCACTCCGCCGCCTCCGTCAGCGAGCGGATATCGACGGCGCGCATGCCCGCATCGACGGCGCGGTACATGTACGGCAGCGACAGCGTCACGTAGCCGAACACGAGCAGCACATCGGTTGCGCGCTCGTTGCCGGTGAGCGGCAGGATCGAACTGCTGTTGTAGATGCGCAGATAGCCGAACACGATAACGATGGCCGGTATCACGAGCGGCAGCAACGTGATGAACTCCACGACGGGCCGCAGCCTCGGCAAACGAAGCTGAACCCAGTACGCGGTAGGCACGACGAGCAGCACGCCGAGCACGATGGTCAGCAGCCCCATCAGCACCGAATAGCCGAACGACGCCTGAAAATGCGGATCGCCGAGCACGACGCGATAAGCATCGAAGCTATACGCGCCGCGCCGCATCCGCAGGCTGAACTCGAAGGTCGCGGCAAGCGGAATCAGGAAATACAGCGCGCCGACGATCATCGCGATCCAGGCGCCCACGCGCGACTGCGTCTTCATCGGCGTCCCCTTTCGGCGCGCGCGCGCAGCCAGATGTAGCCGCCGTTCGACAGCCCCGTCACTACGATCATGCCGAGCGCGAGCGCGTAACCGAGGTTCTGGTTATGCAGCACGTCGCCGCGAATCTGCGCGTACAGCAGGATCGGCACGATGTTGAGCGAGCTTCCCGTCAGCGCGTAGGCCGTCGCGACCGCGCCGAAAGCATTGGCGAACAGCAGCAGCGTCGCGCCCAAAAGACTGGGCCACAGCACCGGCAAGCCGACGTAACGCCAGTACTGCGCCGCAGTGCCGCCGAGACAGTCGCAGGCTTCGCGCCATTCGCGTTTCAGACCGTCGAGCGCGGGCGTGATGATGAGCACCATCAACGGAATCTGGAAGTACAGATAGGTCAGCGTGAGGCCGGTGAAGCTGAGAATGCTGAAGCCGGTCGAATAGAGATTGAAGCCGAGATACTTTCTCGCCAGCACGGTGACGAGGCCCACGCGTCCCAATGTGCAGATGAACGCGAACGCAAGCGGCACGCCCGCAAAGTTGGACGCGACGCCCGAGAAGGTCAGAAGCGTCGGGCGAATCCAGGCAGGCAGGCGGCCCTGCACCGCGGCCCACGCGAGCAACGCGCCGAACAGCGCGCCACCCGCGGCGGAGGCGATGCTCACCTTCACGCTGATCCAGTAGGCATCGAGCACGCCGGGCTGAAGCAGTTCGCGCAGATTCGCAAACGTGAAGTGCCCCTGCGCGTCCTGAAACGCGCCGATCATCAGGAAGGCCGTGGGCAACAAGAGAAACAGCAGCGCGAACGCGAAGAACGGCAGCACGCCCGCATAGGCGAGCCAGCTCGCGCCGCCATGGGCCCGCGCAGGAGCGGACGGCGGCGCGGGCGCGCCCGGCGTCAGCAGATCCGGGCCGGAAGCGCCTGACTGCGGCGACCCGCTCATGTCGGCGGCGGCGCTTATTTCACGTTCGCGCCGACGACCTGATCCCAGCCCTTCGTCACGACGTCCTTCGTGGCGTTCTGCTGGTCGAGCGTCGGAAAGACGGCATTGCCGTACGACGACGCGGGCGGCAGCTTCGACAGCAGCGCCTGCGGCACCTTCTTCTGCGCGACGAGTTCGTTATAGCGCATCGGATGACAGTAACCGGCCAGCCAGCCGAGTTGCCCTTCGTCGGAATAGAGGAACTCCATCCACAGCTTCGCGGCATTCGGATGCGGCGCAAACGCGCTGATCGCCTGCACATAGACGCCCGCGACCACGCCCGTCTTCGGCACGATCACCTGCACTTTCGGATTGCCCTTGAGCGTGTCGCGGTCGGCGAGCGCGTTGTAGTCCCAGCGCACGACGATCGGCGTCGTGCCCTGCGCCAGCGACGCCGCCTTGCCGATCACCGGAACGAAGTTGCCGCTCTTGTTGAGATCGGCGAAAAACTTGAGGCCGGCCTGATCCGCCTTGCCCGCGTCGCCCTTGGTCTGCGACAGTCCCGCCGCGTAGACCGCCTGAATCGCCTGATTCGCCGAGCGCGGATCGCCCGCCAGCGACACCGCGTTGCGATATTCCGGCTTGAGCAGATCGCCCCAGTCGGCGGGCGGCTTGTCGATCATGTCGGCGTTCACTTCGAATGCAAGCACGCCGTAATAATCGCCGTACCAGTAGCCTTCGGCATCTTTCGATGCAGCCGGAATCGAATCCCACGTCGCCACCTTGTAAGGCTGCAACAAACCTTCTTTCTTCGCGGACGGACCGAATGACAAGCCGACGTCGATCACGTCGGGCGCCTGCGGTCCCTTGTTGCCCTTGTTCGCCTTGATGGCCTCGATTTCGTCGCCGGAGCCCGCGTCCGGATTGAGCTCGTTGACGTGGATGCCGTATTTCTTCTGGAACGTGTCGATGAGCGCGCCGTAGCCGCACCAGTCATGCGGCAACGCGATAGTGGTGAGTTGCCCCTCTTGCTTCGCCGCGGCGACGAGCGCATCCGATGGAGCCGCCGATGCATGTTCGAGTCCGCCTGCCGTCAGCGCGGCGCCCGCGGAAAGGGAAAGAAGCCGGCCTGCCCAGATACGCTTCATCGTCATTGCTGCCCCATGCCGGAAGGTAGTGCGTTGAGGAGATCCGCCGATAGCCGAAGCAGGCTAAAGTCAACGAGTCGAATTTGCAAGCTGCCAAAAACACTCGCTTATTCGCACCGGCTCATTCGAACGATCCGGTGCGCACCTCGCCGTCGCGCACGTAGCGCGTGACCAGCACGCCGCCCGGCGTGGCGATCGAATGCGCCAGCGTGAAGGCGGACGGCAGCGCGTCGTCGCCGAACAGTCGCCTGCCGCGCCCGAGGACCACCGGATAGATCAGCAGACGAAGCTCGTCCACCAGACCGGCGGCGAGTAGCTGGCGCACCATGTCGCCGCTGCCGAACGTCAGAAGATCGGCGTCGCCGTCATGTTGAAGCGCGCGTACCGCGTCGGCTATGTCGCCTTTTAGCGCGTGACTGTTCTGCCAGCCGAGCGCCTCGGGCCGATGTGTCGCGACGTGTTTGGGCACACCGTTGAACAGGTCCGCGATTGCGCGGCTGCCCGAATCCGCCGGCACGGTCGGCCAGTAAGCCGCGAAGATGTCGTAGGTGCGGCGTCCGAGCAGCAATTCGAACGGTTGCGAGAGCAGATCCTGCAGATGCTGGCCGATAGCTTCGTCGGCGTAAGGAACGATCCAGCCGCCCAGACGGAAATCGCCGCTTTGATCTTCTGTGGGCCCGCCCGGCGCCTGAATCGCGCCATCCAGACTGAGGAATGCGGAAACGATGAGCTTGCGCATGAGCTTCTCCAGGTCGACGGACCCGATCGGTCCGTAGCTACGACGAACGAATCATTCGCGAATCGACAACCCGCCTGCCCGACCTGAAAAAGCCCAGCCATCACTCCTTCACATGCAGCGTATCGAGCGAACGCTTGCGCAAGCGCGTGTCGTGCAGCGCGCCCGCGGCTTCTAGCACCGGATAGGCGGTCGAACAGAAGAGCGAGTTCAGGCGCTTCATGTTGCTGATGAGATCGAGATGCAGCGCGCTGGTTTCCATGCTGCGCAGGGTCTGCCCGGCCAGCCGGTCCAGATGCTTGTGCGAATAGGCGCGCTCCAGATCGCGAAAACGCTCTTTCTCGGCCAGCAGTTGTTCGGCGCAGCGCAGGTCGCTGTTGAGAAACACCGACAGCCCGAGCCGCAGATTGCTGATGAGCCGCGCATGGAGATCGTCGAGTTCGCCGAGACCCTGCTCCGAGAACGCGAGCCGTTGAGAAATCTTCTTCTCTTCGATGTCGCTCACGATCCGCTCGATGATGTCGCCCGCGTGTTCGAGATTGATCGTCAGCGAAATGATGTCGGTCCAGCGGCGGCTGTCTTTTTCGTCGAGTTGTTCGCGCGAGATCAGCGTCAGATAGTCCTTCACCTGCGCGTAGAGCTGATCGACGTCGTCGTCCATGCGCATCGTTTCCCGCGCGATGACGAGGTCGTTGCGCCTCAGCAGTTCCGACACGTTGTCGAGCATGACGCGCACGATATCGCCGATACGCAGCACTTCACGCGACGCGTTCGCAAGCGCCAGACTCGGCGTCAGCAGTCCCGCCGGATCGAGGTAAAGCGGACGGAGTTCGCCGTTTGCCACCGCGCGATCGGGCATCAGGCGGCGGCTGAGATCGGCGACGCGATCGACCAGCGAGAGGCACGCGCAGCAGCGCACCGTGTTGTAGATGACGTGGAAACCGACCACGGCCTCGCGCGGATTGGCGATCAGCATGGGCAGCCCGCGCGCGAGCAGCGCGGCGAACGGCAGGATGATCACGGCGCCCGCCAGCTTGAACGCGAAGCTGCCGACCGCGAGACGCCGCGCCGCCGCGTTCTGCGGCAACGCGTTGAGCAGAGCCAGCAGACCGCTGCCGAGATTGGCCCCGACGACGAGACACAGCGCGACCTTAAGCGAGATCACGCCCGAGGATGCGAGCGTCGCCGTGAGCAGAACGGCGGCAAGGCTCGAATACGAGATCATCGCGAAGCCCGCGCCGACGAGCGCGTCCAGCATCGTGTCGCCGGTCAGCGCGCTGAACATCACGCGGACGCCTGAGGCCTGCATCATCGGCTGCGCAGCTTCGACGATAAGATGCAGCGCCAGAAGAATCAGCCCGAGCCCGATGATCGCGCGCCCCGCCTGCCCCGCCCGCGTCTGCTTGCGGGTGAGGAACAGCGGCACGCCGAACAGGATCAGGAGCGGCGAGAGCCATGAAAGATCGAGCGTGAGCACGCGCGCCATCAGCGCCGTGCCGACATCCGCGCCGAGCATGACAGTCAGGCCGCTTGCGAGCGGCACCAGTCCCTGCGCGGCGAACGACGTGAGGATGACGGCGGTCGCGTTGCTGCTCTGCACGAGGCTCGTGACGCCGATCCCCGACAGGAACGCGCGCATTCGGCTGCCCGTGCTGCGGCCGAGAATCGCGCGAAGATCGGCGCCGAGGACGCGGAGAATGCCAGTACGGACGATGTGCGAGCCCCACACCAGCAGGGCGACGCCGGACAACAGATTGAGCAGAATCAGCACAGCAGATCGAATTCCTCAGAGACGGATGTGACGCAACGCTGAATTGTGACAGTAATGTTACACAGAACTGCCGTGGTGGAGGAAACTTATCCTCTGAGCGATTAACTCACGAAAGCCCGTGAATCGGGCGTCGAAAAGTGTTCGTACGTCGCTTACTGTTTTAGTCATACCGCTGGCCCGCTTATTGCAAGCAGCGCGTGGCATCAACCTTTTAGCCGTCTTCGACCTCAAATACGCGCCATGCTCGACACGACCGACACGAACACCGCGATCCAGCCCGGCCGTATACCGACCGGTGTCGATGGCATCGACGACATTCTGAGCGGTGGGCTCACGCCTCATCGCATGTACCTGATCGAGGGCGCACCGGGCGCCGGTAAAACGACCCTCGCCTTGCAGTTCTTACTCAAAGGCGCGGAGATTGGCGAGCCCGGGCTCTATGTGACCTTGTCGGAGACGAAGGCGGAACTCGTCGCGGTGGCGCAGAGCCACGGCTGGGATACCGGACGTTTCACGATCATCGAGCTGCTGTCGGACGAAGGGCTCGACCCGCGCTACGAGCAGACCGTGCTGCATCCGGCCGAAGTCGAGCTGGGCGAAACCGTGCGCGACGTGATCGCGAAAGTCGATGAGCTGAGACCCACTCGCCTTGTGTTCGACAGCCTGTCCGAGCTGCGCATGCTGTCGCAGAACTCGCTGCGCTATCGCCGTCAGATTCTTGCGCTGAAGCGTTATTTCGCGACGCGCGCCTGCACGGTGATGCTGCTCGACGACAACACGTCTGAGCCCGGCGACCTGCAACTGCACAGCATCGCGCATGGCGTCATCAGCCTCGACAATCTCGTGCACGACTACGGCGGCGAGCGCCGCCGCCTGCGCATTGCGAAGATGCGCGGCATCCGCTTTCGCGAAGGCTTTCACGACATGACGCTCAAGACGGGCGGCATCGAGGTTTATCCGCGGCTCATCGCGGCCGAGCATCACACCGACTATTCGGCGAACCCGCTCTCCACGGGCACCGAAGGTCTGGATGCGCTGCTGGGTGGCGGACTCGTGCCGGGGACCAATGCGCTGATTGTCGGACCTTCGGGCGTCGGCAAGACGACGACGGTCGCATCATGCTTGCTCGCCGCGCTCCGACGCGGCGAAGCCTGCGTCTACTATTTGTTCGACGAGACGCGGCCCACGCTCCTGCGCCGCTCGATCAATCTGGGCATCGATCTCAGGCCGTACCTCGAAAACGGCCTGCTGACGCTGCGCCAGATCGATCCCGCGGAAATCTCGCCCGGCGAATTCGCGAGCGACGTGCGCAAGAGCGTCGAGCAGGACGGCGCGCGCTTCGTCGCCATCGACAGTCTGAACGCCTACTTGCAGGCGATGCCGGGCGAACGCTATCTGCTCTTGCAGATGCACGAACTGCTCACGTATCTGAACCAGCGCGGCGTCATCACGATGCTGGTGCTCGGGCAGCACGGCATTATCGGCGAGGTGCAGAGCGATATCGACATCAGCTATCTCAGCGACGTGGTCGTGCTGTTCCGCTATTTCGAGCGCGCGGGCGAAGTGCTCACGGCCATCACCGCCGTCAAGAGCCGTTCGAACGGACATGAACGCTCGATTCGCCAGTTCCGGCTCGGCAGCGGCGGCCTGAATGTCGGCGAGGCGCTGCGCGATTTCGAAGGCATCCTGAGCGGCCTGCCCAGCTACCGGGGCGACACCGCGATGCTTCCCGGCACCGGGGGCGAGCCCGCATCGCCCGCCGGCTGACGTCATGGAGTATCGCGTATTGATCGTGGCGCCCTTCGGCCGCGACGCCGACGTGATCGTCGACGTCCTCGCAACCGATGACCGACGCTGCTTTGTCTGCGCCGATTCGCCCGCGCTCGTCGCCGAGCTCGAACGCGGCGCGGGCGTGGCCATCGTCACCGAGGAGTCGTTGGCCAACGACGATGCCCGCGCGCTCGCGGCCTGGCTCGAAGCGCAGCCCGCCTGGTCCGATTTCCCGATCGTGCTGCTCTCGGGCCGGCTCGCGGGCCGCCGCTCGGACGCGAGCATCGACATGCTCGAGCGACTCGGCAATGTGCTCGTGCTCGAACGGCCGCTCAACTCGGAGACGTTGCGGCGGGCCGTGGCATCGTCGTTGCGGGCGCGCGCGCGGCAGTACGATTCGCGCAGGCATCTCGCCGAATCCGGGCAGCATCTGATCGAGCGCGCCCGGGCGCAGGAAGCGCTCGAACGTCTCAACGAATC is from Caballeronia insecticola and encodes:
- a CDS encoding dihydrofolate reductase family protein codes for the protein MRKLIVSAFLSLDGAIQAPGGPTEDQSGDFRLGGWIVPYADEAIGQHLQDLLSQPFELLLGRRTYDIFAAYWPTVPADSGSRAIADLFNGVPKHVATHRPEALGWQNSHALKGDIADAVRALQHDGDADLLTFGSGDMVRQLLAAGLVDELRLLIYPVVLGRGRRLFGDDALPSAFTLAHSIATPGGVLVTRYVRDGEVRTGSFE
- a CDS encoding Na/Pi cotransporter family protein, translated to MLILLNLLSGVALLVWGSHIVRTGILRVLGADLRAILGRSTGSRMRAFLSGIGVTSLVQSSNATAVILTSFAAQGLVPLASGLTVMLGADVGTALMARVLTLDLSWLSPLLILFGVPLFLTRKQTRAGQAGRAIIGLGLILLALHLIVEAAQPMMQASGVRVMFSALTGDTMLDALVGAGFAMISYSSLAAVLLTATLASSGVISLKVALCLVVGANLGSGLLALLNALPQNAAARRLAVGSFAFKLAGAVIILPFAALLARGLPMLIANPREAVVGFHVIYNTVRCCACLSLVDRVADLSRRLMPDRAVANGELRPLYLDPAGLLTPSLALANASREVLRIGDIVRVMLDNVSELLRRNDLVIARETMRMDDDVDQLYAQVKDYLTLISREQLDEKDSRRWTDIISLTINLEHAGDIIERIVSDIEEKKISQRLAFSEQGLGELDDLHARLISNLRLGLSVFLNSDLRCAEQLLAEKERFRDLERAYSHKHLDRLAGQTLRSMETSALHLDLISNMKRLNSLFCSTAYPVLEAAGALHDTRLRKRSLDTLHVKE
- a CDS encoding ATPase domain-containing protein, which produces MLDTTDTNTAIQPGRIPTGVDGIDDILSGGLTPHRMYLIEGAPGAGKTTLALQFLLKGAEIGEPGLYVTLSETKAELVAVAQSHGWDTGRFTIIELLSDEGLDPRYEQTVLHPAEVELGETVRDVIAKVDELRPTRLVFDSLSELRMLSQNSLRYRRQILALKRYFATRACTVMLLDDNTSEPGDLQLHSIAHGVISLDNLVHDYGGERRRLRIAKMRGIRFREGFHDMTLKTGGIEVYPRLIAAEHHTDYSANPLSTGTEGLDALLGGGLVPGTNALIVGPSGVGKTTTVASCLLAALRRGEACVYYLFDETRPTLLRRSINLGIDLRPYLENGLLTLRQIDPAEISPGEFASDVRKSVEQDGARFVAIDSLNAYLQAMPGERYLLLQMHELLTYLNQRGVITMLVLGQHGIIGEVQSDIDISYLSDVVVLFRYFERAGEVLTAITAVKSRSNGHERSIRQFRLGSGGLNVGEALRDFEGILSGLPSYRGDTAMLPGTGGEPASPAG